A window from Trichomycterus rosablanca isolate fTriRos1 chromosome 21, fTriRos1.hap1, whole genome shotgun sequence encodes these proteins:
- the LOC134335662 gene encoding ankyrin repeat domain-containing protein 13A-like isoform X2 has translation MDFRVKFPLHLLVWENDYRQLEKHIPTNNVEEVDPRGRTALHLAVSLGHLESVRVLLRHGAAVTAENAKNWTVLHEAVSTGDPEMVQLVLQRRDYLKASTALAGVPELLCKIKEFSDFYMEMKWEFTSWIPLVSRVCPSDVCRIWKSGASLRVDATLLGFENMTWIRGRRSYIFRGDENCAELMEVNHDEQLVDTERFDITRELDEVTLDSMQPDQQEVAKRLTTPVVNTYLDTKDISFERCKSGIWGWRTDRTEEVNGFESKVFSVNNVNVVIRTRTEHLTDEEKARIKSERNVLESFLGTVEQQISAQGDLTLEYATATNPTAITPEEYFNPDFDLKDRDIGRPIELTIRTQRFKGTLWMSEEHPLSLVEQVTPIINLMARTSTHFARLKDFVTLRFPPGFPVKIVWSSQDR, from the exons ATGGACTTTAGGGTGAAGTTTCCTCTGCACTTGCTGGTGTGGGAGAATGATTACAGACAGCTGGAGAAACACATTCCCACG AACAACGTCGAGGAGGTGGACCCGAGAGGTCGGACGGCGCTGCATTTAGCCGTGTCTCTCGGTCACCTGGAGTCGGTGCGAGTGCTGCTCAGACACGGAGCCGCGGTCACTGCAGAGAACGCCAAGAACTGGACCG TGCTGCACGAAGCCGTCAGCACCGGAGATCCTGAGATGGTGCAGCTGGTTCTGCAGCGGCGTGATTACCTCAAAGCCTCCACTGCGCTGGCAGGAGTTCCAGAGCTTCTGTGCAAGATCAAAGAG TTTTCAGATTTCTACATGGAGATGAAGTGGGAGTTCACCAGTTGGA TCCCGCTGGTGTCGCGCGTGTGCCCGAGCGACGTGTGTCGGATCTGGAAGAGCGGTGCCAGCCTGCGTGTGGACGCCACGCTGCTCGGGTTCGAGAACATGACGTGGATCAGAGGGAGGCGGAGCTACATCTTCAGAGGAGACG agAACTGCGCTGAGCTGATGGAGGTTAACCACGATGAGCAGCTGGTGGACACCGAGCGCTTTGACATCACGCGGGAGCTGGACGAGGTCACGCTCGACTCCATGCAGCCCGACCAGCAGGAGGTGGCCAAGCGGCTGACCACGCCCGTCGTCAACACCTACCTCGACACCAAGGACATCTCCTTCGAAAG GTGTAAATCAGGAATCTGGGGCTGGAGAACAGACAGAACAGAAGAGGTGAACGGATTTGAATCCAAG gtTTTCTCGGTCAACAACGTGAACGTGGTGATTCGGACGAGGACGGAGCACCTTACTGATGAGGAGAAAGCCAGGATCAAAA GTGAGAGAAACGTTCTGGAGTCGTTTCTAGGAACGGTAGAGCAGCAGATCAGCGCCCAAGGg GATCTGACTCTGGAATACGCCACAGCCACCAACCCAACCGCCATCACACCGGAGGAATATTTCAACCCGGACTTTGACCTGAAGGACCGAGACATTGGAAGACCCATCGAGCTCACCATCAGAACCCAGAG GTTCAAGGGCACACTGTGGATGAGCGAGGAACACCCCCTCTCCTTGGTGGAACAGGTGACTCCCATTATCAACCTGATGGCTCGTACCAGCACACACTTCGCCCGCCTCAAAGACTTCGTCACGCTCCGCTTCCCCCCAGGCTTCCCCGTCAAGATCG tCTGGTCATCACAGGACCGGTGA
- the LOC134335754 gene encoding BOLA class I histocompatibility antigen, alpha chain BL3-6-like translates to MGHRSYLLEVPLSIMFVLSATSAGKHSLQFIQTVVTPGTNFPEFTAVVLMDGEQIVYYDSNIRTLIPKTEWMKKIKDDQTDYWTQETERMEHDQYDLIGNLNTIKEHFNQNEGVHTLLVMYGCELSDDNTTNGYDQYGYDGEDFLSLDLKTLIWTAANDHTVISKLKWNNEGYSKKEQDCLQITCIEWLPMFVSYGGETLARKDPPEVSVFHKRSSSSELVCHATGFFPRGLMMFWQKDGEELHEDVDDRETLPNQDGTFQKRAVLRVSPEELKEHEYTCVVQHSSLEKDLVLPVPDPDALIWIIVGAVIVLALIAGVLIWKFSNTTESN, encoded by the exons ATGGGCCACAGAAGCTACCTACTGGAAGTGCCGCTTTCTATCATGTTTGTTTTATCTGCGACATCAGCGG ggAAACATTCTCTACAATTCATCCAGACAGTAGTCACTCCAGGAACTAATTTCCCGGAGTTCACTGCTGTTGTTTTAATGGATGGAGAGCAGATTGTTTACTATGACAGTAACATCAGGACGCTGATCCCAAAGACAGAGTGGATGAAGAAGATTAAAGATGATCAGACAGATTACTGGACACAGGAGACAGAGCGTATGGAACATGATCAGTATGATTTAATAGGAAATCTGAATACCATAAAGGAACACTTTAATCAGAATGAAG gaGTTCACACACTGCTGGTGATGTATGGCTGTGAGCTCTCTGATGACAACACTACTAATGGATATGATCAGTACGGTTATGATGGAGAAGATTTTCTTAGTCTGGACCTGAAAACTCTCATCTGGACTGCTGCAAATGATCACACTGTTATTAGTAAACTTAAATGGAATAATGAGGGTTATAGTAAAAAGGAACAGGATTGCCTGCAGATCACCTGTATCGAGTGGTTACCGATGTTTGTATCATACGGTGGAGAGACTCTGGCGAGGAAAG ATCCTCCTGAGGTGTCTGTGTTCCACAAGCGTTCCTCTTCTTCAGAGCTGGTGTGTCACGCTACAGGTTTCTTCCCCAGAGGACTGATGATGTTCTGGCAGAAGGACGGAGAGGAACTGCACGAGGACGTTGATGACAGAGAGACTCTACCAAACCAGGATGGAACCTTCCAGAAGAGAGCCGTTCTGAGAGTCTCACCTGAGGAGCTGAAGGAACATGAATACACCTGTGTGGTTCAGCACAGCAGCCTGGAGAAGGACTTAGTGCTGCCAGTTCCAG ATCCAGATGCATTGATTTGGATCATCGTTGGTGCAGTCATTGTTCTTGCTCTGATTGCTGGAGTTCTGATCTGGAAGTTTTCAAATACAACTGAAAGTAATTGa
- the LOC134335662 gene encoding ankyrin repeat domain-containing protein 13A-like isoform X1 encodes MDFRVKFPLHLLVWENDYRQLEKHIPTNNVEEVDPRGRTALHLAVSLGHLESVRVLLRHGAAVTAENAKNWTVLHEAVSTGDPEMVQLVLQRRDYLKASTALAGVPELLCKIKEFSDFYMEMKWEFTSWIPLVSRVCPSDVCRIWKSGASLRVDATLLGFENMTWIRGRRSYIFRGDENCAELMEVNHDEQLVDTERFDITRELDEVTLDSMQPDQQEVAKRLTTPVVNTYLDTKDISFERCKSGIWGWRTDRTEEVNGFESKVFSVNNVNVVIRTRTEHLTDEEKARIKSERNVLESFLGTVEQQISAQGDLTLEYATATNPTAITPEEYFNPDFDLKDRDIGRPIELTIRTQRFKGTLWMSEEHPLSLVEQVTPIINLMARTSTHFARLKDFVTLRFPPGFPVKIGNVKSTIRYKTHTAVTLYDHKYVDTYP; translated from the exons ATGGACTTTAGGGTGAAGTTTCCTCTGCACTTGCTGGTGTGGGAGAATGATTACAGACAGCTGGAGAAACACATTCCCACG AACAACGTCGAGGAGGTGGACCCGAGAGGTCGGACGGCGCTGCATTTAGCCGTGTCTCTCGGTCACCTGGAGTCGGTGCGAGTGCTGCTCAGACACGGAGCCGCGGTCACTGCAGAGAACGCCAAGAACTGGACCG TGCTGCACGAAGCCGTCAGCACCGGAGATCCTGAGATGGTGCAGCTGGTTCTGCAGCGGCGTGATTACCTCAAAGCCTCCACTGCGCTGGCAGGAGTTCCAGAGCTTCTGTGCAAGATCAAAGAG TTTTCAGATTTCTACATGGAGATGAAGTGGGAGTTCACCAGTTGGA TCCCGCTGGTGTCGCGCGTGTGCCCGAGCGACGTGTGTCGGATCTGGAAGAGCGGTGCCAGCCTGCGTGTGGACGCCACGCTGCTCGGGTTCGAGAACATGACGTGGATCAGAGGGAGGCGGAGCTACATCTTCAGAGGAGACG agAACTGCGCTGAGCTGATGGAGGTTAACCACGATGAGCAGCTGGTGGACACCGAGCGCTTTGACATCACGCGGGAGCTGGACGAGGTCACGCTCGACTCCATGCAGCCCGACCAGCAGGAGGTGGCCAAGCGGCTGACCACGCCCGTCGTCAACACCTACCTCGACACCAAGGACATCTCCTTCGAAAG GTGTAAATCAGGAATCTGGGGCTGGAGAACAGACAGAACAGAAGAGGTGAACGGATTTGAATCCAAG gtTTTCTCGGTCAACAACGTGAACGTGGTGATTCGGACGAGGACGGAGCACCTTACTGATGAGGAGAAAGCCAGGATCAAAA GTGAGAGAAACGTTCTGGAGTCGTTTCTAGGAACGGTAGAGCAGCAGATCAGCGCCCAAGGg GATCTGACTCTGGAATACGCCACAGCCACCAACCCAACCGCCATCACACCGGAGGAATATTTCAACCCGGACTTTGACCTGAAGGACCGAGACATTGGAAGACCCATCGAGCTCACCATCAGAACCCAGAG GTTCAAGGGCACACTGTGGATGAGCGAGGAACACCCCCTCTCCTTGGTGGAACAGGTGACTCCCATTATCAACCTGATGGCTCGTACCAGCACACACTTCGCCCGCCTCAAAGACTTCGTCACGCTCCGCTTCCCCCCAGGCTTCCCCGTCAAGATCGGTAACGTCAAGTCCACGATAcgatacaaaacacacacagcagttacactatatgaccacaagtatgtggacacctatccttaa
- the LOC134335663 gene encoding class I histocompatibility antigen, Non-RT1.A alpha-1 chain-like has product MVMDYKTAEMILTFLALTSQLIAAETHSLQYFYTAVRGVHCPEFTVVGLVDGEQIVYYDSNIRTLSTKTEWMKKVDDPDYLIRETERMQDDEDDFKVLLTTMMERFNQTGGVHTLQQMYGCELDNNGTIRGYDRYGYDGEDFLDLNLETLTWNAANHHAVVLKDRHRWGNGYKRDQKFYLENECMHWLKKFVSYGRETLERKDRPEASVHKHFPQPELVCQATGFFPSDLMMSWQKDGEEMHEDVEITTTVPNQDGTFQKRAALRVSPEKLRKHEYTCVVQHSSLEKDLVLKAPDVGGGSLVIIVGAGVAVLALVALIAGVLIWKKKNSGFRPVPAKPNSSWESVSENTDSSSKSSSTSSNGSDISLMKELDPTTGTRSRS; this is encoded by the exons AGACTCACTCTCTGCAGTACTTCTACACTGCAGTCAGAGGAGTACATTGCCCAGAGTTCACTGTTGTTGGACTGGTGGATGGAGAGCAGATTGTGTACTATGACAGTAACATCAGGACACTGAGCACAAAGACGGAGTGGATGAAGAAGGTTGATGATCCAGATTACTTAATCAGAGAGACAGAGCGCATGCAGGACGATGAGGACGACTTCAAAGTACTTCTGACTACAATGATGGAGAGATTTAATCAGACTGGAG gAGTTCACACACTGCAGCAGATGTACGGCTGTGAGCTTGATAATAATGGAACTATTAGAGGATATGATCGATACGGTTATGATGGAGAAGATTTCCTTGATCTGAATCTGGAAACTCTCACCTGGAATGCAGCTAATCATCATGCTGTAGTTCTTAAGGACAGACACAGATGGGGTAATGGTTATAAACGTGACCAGAAGTTCTACCTGGAGAACGAGTGTATGCACTGGTTAAAGAAGTTTGTATCGTATGGCAGAGAGACTCTGGAGAGGAAAG ATCGTCCTGAAGCCTCCGTGCACAAGCACTTCCCTCAACCAGAGCTGGTGTGTCAAGCTACTGGTTTCTTCCCCAGTGATCTGATGATGTCCTGGCAGAAGGACGGAGAGGAAATGCACGAGGACGTGGAGATCACAACGACTGTACCCAACCAGGATGGAACCTTCCAGAAGAGAGCCGCTCTGAGAGTCTCACCTGAGAAACTGAGGAAACATGAATACACCTGTGTGGTTCAGCACAGCAGCCTGGAGAAGGACTTAGTGCTTAAAGCTCCAG ATGTAGGTGGAGGATCTCTTGTTATCATCGTTGGTGCAGGCGTGGCTGTTCTTGCTCTGGTTGCTCTGATTGCTGGAGTTCTGATCTGGAAGAAGAAGAATTCTG GCTTCAGACCAGTTCCAGCAAAACCCAACAGCT CGTGGGAATCTGTTTCTGAAAACACAGACTCTTCCTCCAAAAGCTCATCCACCTCCTCCAATGGCTCTGATATTTCTTTAATGAAGGAATTAGACCCAACAACTGGAACGAGGAGTCGGAGTTGA